In Bombus huntii isolate Logan2020A chromosome 11, iyBomHunt1.1, whole genome shotgun sequence, the sequence CTCACTGAATACAAGTACAATCAAGATAATAAAAAGGTCAAGGTAGTTCGAACATATAAGATCGAGAGACGCGTTGTTTCAAAGACAATTGCCGCCCGTAAAAATTGGGCAAAATTCGGAGACTCTGCAGATGACCGACCTGGACCTAATCCTGCTACTACAGTTGGAGGTGAAGATGTCTTCATGCAATTCATTTCTAGtaaagaagaggaaaataaGGTTGAAGAAGATAGCCTTGACAAGTTGAAGAGTATGGGAGATAAAGGTGTAGTTAAATGTCGTAATTGTAATGGAGACCATTGGACTTCCAAATGCCCTTACAAAGACACTGTCCTTGCTGGAGGTATGTTTCattatgataaattaatttttggaaagaAACATTTAAGATTATATAATTCTATGGAATATGTGATTTAATTTGCAGGTAAAGTGCCTGATGATAAAAAGCCACTTATTAATACTAGTGCTCCTGGAGCAATGACAGAATTGAAACCTCAGGGTAGTAAATACATACCACCTGGTATGCGCGATGGAGGCAGTAAACGAGGAGATTCTATGCAGATGCAAAGACGTGACGATACTACTGCTATTCGTATTTCCAATTTATCAGAAAGTACTACAGATGCAGATTTGGATGAACTTGTCAAGCCATTTGGATCTGTTCTTAAATTTTATCTTGCAAAGGACAAACAAACTAATCTTTGCAAAGGATTTGCATACGTACATTTCAAATATAGAGTGGAAGCAGCAAAAGCTATTGCTACGCTTAATGGGTATGGTTACGATCACCTTATCTTGAACGTAGACTGGTCAAAACCGCAGCAGCAAAGTAATtgagataaatgaaaattcaagTTTCGTTACTTGGATTACACACcgcgtaaaaatataaatgatatGCAAATGTTTAATTGTGACACCAGGAGCAGAGTACAATacttttcatttcaaattttaatgcATTGCACAATAAAAATTGGCGTAACAAATATATTCATAACAATGTTCATAGTTTGttaatgtaattatttaaattatatgcGATCAACTAGAAAATGGTAACTCTGCTTCCTGGTGTCacaatttattatcatttttaattcattcgaACATGACGTTCTTGTATTCGttactttaaaaaatgatgtatcaattaaaatgtaatttgtattcttatcttttttttgatcaaaaataaataatatgccATGAAACTTGGAGCGTCTTTATTAGATGTTAACAATTCCTATGTCAGGTATTTTATGATTCTATTTTATTCAAggaattgtataatataactaaaaaatgtatacattTTTGCAATGTATAACATGTAAAAAGAGA encodes:
- the LOC126871001 gene encoding eukaryotic translation initiation factor 3 subunit G, which gives rise to MPVAEVKSSWADEVEEEGGALPPPSETYENGFKILTEYKYNQDNKKVKVVRTYKIERRVVSKTIAARKNWAKFGDSADDRPGPNPATTVGGEDVFMQFISSKEEENKVEEDSLDKLKSMGDKGVVKCRNCNGDHWTSKCPYKDTVLAGGKVPDDKKPLINTSAPGAMTELKPQGSKYIPPGMRDGGSKRGDSMQMQRRDDTTAIRISNLSESTTDADLDELVKPFGSVLKFYLAKDKQTNLCKGFAYVHFKYRVEAAKAIATLNGYGYDHLILNVDWSKPQQQSN